One genomic region from Terriglobus aquaticus encodes:
- the ftcD gene encoding glutamate formimidoyltransferase, with amino-acid sequence MECVPNFSEGRDEQVVREIVSAMQVPEVRLLDWSMDAAHNRSVVTVAGPCEAVAESAVRGVGRACQLIDLTRQSGEHPRIGAADVVPFVPVRGISMGDVVKLAHRAGMEMWRRYGMPVYFYEAAAVRPDRVKLEEVRRGQFEGLCAAVRTDSRRWPDVGAGALHPTAGAAAVGARQFLIAYNIYLDSTDVSVARAIAKQLRAAGGGMPGVKAMGVMVDGRAQVSMNLTDLRLTPVAAVHREVGLLAQRHGVRIAEGELIGLIPEAACEPNAAWVRQIPQFRWEQKVLEARLASPLAWPGLVRPVLAA; translated from the coding sequence GTGGAATGCGTCCCCAATTTTTCCGAGGGGCGGGATGAACAAGTAGTGCGAGAGATCGTCTCAGCGATGCAGGTGCCGGAGGTGCGGCTGCTGGACTGGTCGATGGACGCGGCGCACAACCGGAGCGTGGTGACGGTAGCGGGACCGTGCGAGGCGGTGGCGGAATCGGCCGTTCGCGGCGTGGGCCGGGCTTGCCAGTTGATCGACCTGACACGGCAGAGCGGGGAGCACCCCCGGATCGGGGCTGCGGACGTGGTTCCGTTTGTGCCGGTGCGCGGCATCAGCATGGGCGACGTGGTGAAGCTGGCGCATCGCGCCGGCATGGAGATGTGGCGGCGGTACGGAATGCCGGTCTACTTCTATGAAGCGGCGGCGGTGCGGCCCGACCGGGTGAAGCTGGAAGAGGTGCGGCGCGGGCAGTTTGAGGGCCTGTGCGCGGCGGTGCGGACCGATTCGCGGCGCTGGCCGGATGTGGGTGCGGGAGCGCTGCATCCTACGGCGGGAGCAGCGGCGGTGGGGGCGCGGCAATTTCTGATTGCGTACAACATCTACCTGGATTCGACTGATGTCTCCGTTGCACGGGCGATTGCGAAGCAGTTGAGGGCGGCCGGCGGAGGGATGCCCGGGGTGAAAGCCATGGGAGTCATGGTGGACGGCCGCGCCCAAGTGAGCATGAACCTGACGGACCTGCGGCTGACTCCGGTGGCAGCAGTTCACCGGGAAGTGGGATTGCTGGCGCAGCGGCATGGTGTTCGAATTGCAGAAGGGGAACTGATCGGCCTGATCCCCGAGGCCGCATGTGAGCCAAACGCCGCATGGGTGCGTCAAATACCGCAGTTCCGCTGGGAGCAGAAAGTGCTGGAGGCGCGGCTGGCTTCTCCGCTGGCATGGCCGGGGCTGGTGCGCCCGGTGCTAGCTGCCTGA
- a CDS encoding DUF2252 domain-containing protein, which yields MASLTQAERRSVGVLARKHCSRSDLGDLDAKRCASDPLQVLSASMHGRIASLIPLKYQRMAASPFGFFRGAASIMAADLAAHPHTGLVTQLCGDAHVANLGAFAAQDGGLVFDLNDFDETIQGPFEWDVKRFATSLLLAGRETGLDREARQASVDTFTQSYSTAMQQFATMPVVELARFQIRRLAHLAPIPAIFRIAQRSTPQRLLDKLTAQPATPGGARHLLHQPPLQQAVTELERDGILAGLEHYGATLQSERRHFFAQYRPVDVVLRVVGTGSVGLRCYVVYMEGSSRRPGSDPLFLQVKEEPASAYAAYLPRSASGTPHQGERVVDGQRLMQLVSDPFLGYTTVHGRDYLVRQFNDHKASLDLSSITPAMLQGYASLCGEILARGHARGGDPAAISAYIGSNGRFSKSILRFAESYARKTRQDWKALRQKMKQQGIPLVEADTTSSKSKKASATSAKASKR from the coding sequence ATGGCTTCACTCACCCAGGCCGAGAGGCGCTCCGTCGGCGTGCTCGCGCGCAAGCACTGCTCCCGCTCCGATCTCGGCGATCTCGACGCCAAGCGCTGCGCCTCCGACCCTCTTCAGGTCCTCTCCGCCTCCATGCACGGGCGCATCGCCTCGCTGATTCCGCTCAAGTACCAGCGCATGGCGGCCTCGCCCTTCGGCTTCTTTCGTGGAGCCGCCTCCATCATGGCGGCGGACCTCGCCGCACACCCGCACACGGGTCTCGTCACCCAGCTCTGCGGCGACGCCCACGTCGCCAACCTCGGTGCCTTCGCCGCCCAGGACGGCGGGCTCGTCTTCGATCTGAACGACTTCGACGAAACCATCCAGGGCCCCTTCGAGTGGGACGTGAAGCGCTTCGCCACCAGCCTTCTGCTCGCCGGCCGCGAGACAGGCCTCGACCGCGAAGCACGTCAGGCCTCCGTCGACACCTTCACACAGAGCTACAGCACGGCCATGCAGCAGTTCGCCACCATGCCCGTGGTCGAGCTCGCTCGCTTCCAGATCAGGCGTCTGGCCCACCTTGCTCCCATCCCGGCCATCTTCCGCATCGCCCAGCGCAGCACCCCGCAGCGGCTCCTGGACAAGCTCACCGCACAGCCCGCCACACCGGGCGGCGCCCGTCATCTGCTTCACCAGCCACCCTTGCAGCAGGCCGTCACCGAACTGGAACGCGATGGCATCCTCGCCGGCCTGGAGCACTACGGCGCCACCCTCCAGTCCGAGCGTCGCCACTTCTTCGCGCAGTACCGTCCCGTCGATGTCGTCCTTCGCGTCGTCGGCACAGGCTCAGTCGGCCTTCGCTGCTATGTCGTCTACATGGAGGGCTCATCGCGGCGTCCAGGCAGCGATCCCCTGTTTCTCCAGGTCAAAGAGGAGCCGGCCTCCGCCTACGCCGCCTATCTTCCGCGATCCGCCTCCGGCACGCCGCACCAAGGCGAGCGCGTGGTCGACGGCCAGCGCCTCATGCAGCTCGTCTCCGATCCATTCCTCGGCTACACCACTGTTCACGGCCGCGACTACCTTGTCCGCCAGTTCAACGATCACAAGGCTTCGCTCGACCTCAGCTCCATCACCCCGGCAATGTTGCAGGGCTACGCCAGCCTCTGCGGCGAAATCCTGGCCCGCGGGCACGCTCGCGGTGGCGACCCCGCCGCCATCTCCGCCTACATCGGCAGCAATGGCCGCTTCAGCAAATCCATCCTGCGCTTCGCCGAGAGCTACGCCCGCAAGACCCGCCAGGACTGGAAAGCTCTGCGCCAAAAGATGAAGCAGCAAGGCATCCCACTCGTTGAAGCGGACACAACTTCCTCTAAATCCAAGAAGGCCAGCGCAACATCTGCAAAAGCCTCGAAGCGGTAG
- a CDS encoding PadR family transcriptional regulator yields the protein MVGEFEYLVLTAVARLGDEAYGAAIRRLLAASGRQASIGALYTTLDRMEAKGLVQTWMGEATAERGGRAKRMVRLTPNGVREAKEFFRTVTRVSRGVAWAE from the coding sequence ATGGTCGGAGAGTTTGAATACCTCGTGCTTACCGCTGTGGCCCGTCTTGGAGACGAGGCCTACGGAGCTGCGATTCGCCGCTTGCTTGCCGCGTCGGGAAGGCAGGCGTCGATCGGTGCGCTATACACCACTTTGGACCGCATGGAAGCTAAGGGACTCGTGCAGACGTGGATGGGCGAGGCCACAGCAGAGCGGGGCGGACGGGCCAAGCGCATGGTCAGGCTGACTCCGAATGGTGTGCGCGAAGCGAAGGAGTTCTTTCGGACCGTGACACGGGTGAGCCGGGGAGTGGCATGGGCGGAATGA
- a CDS encoding anti-sigma factor family protein — MTCTDFLARMTDYFDNEVDAELLEEIRAHLAECDHCEILVNTTRQTIQIYRDHQVYEFSTEMREHTISSIMHRCGLRH; from the coding sequence GTGACCTGTACAGATTTCCTTGCACGCATGACCGATTACTTCGACAACGAAGTCGATGCGGAGCTGCTCGAAGAGATCCGCGCTCACCTGGCCGAGTGCGACCACTGCGAAATCCTGGTCAACACCACACGCCAGACCATCCAGATCTACCGCGACCACCAGGTCTACGAGTTCTCCACGGAGATGCGCGAGCACACCATCAGCAGCATCATGCACCGCTGCGGTCTCCGCCATTAA
- a CDS encoding sigma-70 family RNA polymerase sigma factor, with amino-acid sequence MPVLEQPGTEEVHPDVALVERAKHGDAEAFETLVRQYDRAIFRVANHITQNREDAEDIVQDVFLKAYNKLDQFQGNSKFSTWLTRIAVNESLMRLRKRKTSRTVSMDQDVQTEEGSIPRDFADWSPDPEQQLSTSELGDILQKTIAGLSPGFRTVFTLRDIENLSTEETAQALGLSVPAVKSRLLRARLQLRERLSRYLKRKDGSVQP; translated from the coding sequence ATGCCAGTTCTGGAACAACCAGGAACCGAAGAGGTTCACCCCGATGTAGCTCTGGTCGAGCGGGCCAAGCACGGCGATGCCGAGGCCTTCGAGACGCTCGTGCGGCAGTACGACCGCGCCATCTTTCGCGTAGCCAACCACATCACGCAGAACCGCGAAGACGCCGAAGACATCGTCCAGGACGTCTTCCTCAAGGCCTACAACAAGCTCGACCAGTTCCAGGGCAACAGCAAGTTCTCCACCTGGCTCACGCGCATCGCGGTCAACGAGAGCCTCATGCGCCTCCGCAAGCGCAAGACCAGCCGCACCGTCAGCATGGACCAGGACGTCCAGACCGAAGAAGGCTCCATCCCGCGCGACTTCGCCGACTGGTCTCCCGATCCCGAGCAGCAGCTGTCCACCTCGGAACTCGGTGACATCCTGCAGAAGACCATCGCCGGCCTGTCCCCCGGCTTCCGTACCGTTTTCACCCTGCGCGACATCGAGAACCTGTCCACCGAAGAGACCGCACAAGCTCTCGGTCTCAGCGTTCCCGCCGTCAAGTCCAGGCTGCTGCGCGCCCGGTTGCAACTTCGCGAACGCCTCAGCCGCTACTTAAAGCGCAAAGACGGGTCGGTACAGCCGTGA
- a CDS encoding lytic transglycosylase domain-containing protein, with protein MTFGLGSRGRFGLLALVACGVTATAGAVPKKPAHSGSQHASRQTAGSAHGPARGSAGAAASRRAGVGGTRAQGKAAGARGGRSSGGARSVHGRAVPQVHVRTVESAPTPVSRQLSTAFVQTEQLRPMAQQLASTRSAAAYAGVQNYAAAHPGEGAAAAYLAIGHAYTLDRSYAAAGGAFRQAANAGTSLKDYADFLGAQASVQNHDATGAITLLTGFGTRYPDSIFAASAPVLLAQAYLLQNDGAAALRALATQMGQPASQKADYLLTEAKAHEQQGDNAAAASILRQIYVRLPFSPEAAQAKAELQKLNAGPSAGERKLHADALFNAHRYAEAGAEYHSIERDDASLGQADRDALEIYAAVCDLRQKHLSRRDAERLPQTSDDSAALRLYILAELARNDGDEAGNRSLLEQMEQRFPNSRWLEEGLYSSGNMYLIKRNSAQAIANYSELFRRFPNSTYAPSSHWRAAWLNYRSRNYAEAARLMEEQVAKYPTSTEAPSALYWRGRLFEDPEKNYAQAANFYNALNTSYQNYYYGVLARERLRAMGAQPTVAPAFPLSSVRTPPAPTLVQALPENDPHLIKARLLANAGLNDYIAPEIQASPGSGQWGALAQAEIYRSYGENVRSLQAIKRAGSSFFALPIREVPNEYWQLLFPRPYWSDLTTDAAAHGLDPYLVASLIRQESEFNPAAVSRANAYGLMQLLPSVGKAEAKKQGIGRFQTGMLLDPSTNLRLGTGNLKAVLDRFGGQAEYALAAYNAGDSPVRRWMAENNYKDIPEFVESIPYSETRDYVQSILRNREMYRQLYAGQ; from the coding sequence GTGACGTTTGGGCTGGGTAGTAGAGGACGGTTCGGGCTGCTGGCCCTGGTGGCATGCGGTGTAACCGCCACGGCGGGTGCCGTGCCGAAGAAGCCGGCGCATTCCGGGTCGCAGCATGCCTCCCGGCAGACGGCTGGCAGCGCCCACGGACCGGCGCGTGGCAGCGCAGGCGCAGCGGCGAGCCGGCGTGCCGGGGTTGGTGGCACGCGGGCGCAAGGGAAGGCCGCCGGTGCGCGAGGTGGGCGAAGCTCTGGTGGTGCGCGCTCTGTACACGGGCGTGCCGTTCCGCAGGTGCATGTGCGGACGGTGGAGTCGGCACCGACTCCGGTGAGCCGGCAGTTGTCCACGGCGTTTGTGCAGACGGAGCAGTTGCGGCCGATGGCGCAGCAGTTGGCGAGCACGCGTTCGGCGGCAGCGTACGCCGGCGTGCAGAACTATGCGGCAGCACACCCGGGCGAGGGAGCGGCGGCGGCGTATCTGGCGATCGGACACGCGTACACGCTGGACCGCAGCTATGCCGCGGCAGGTGGGGCATTCCGGCAGGCGGCCAACGCGGGTACGAGCCTGAAGGATTACGCCGACTTTCTGGGGGCGCAGGCTTCGGTGCAGAACCACGATGCGACGGGCGCGATTACGCTGTTGACCGGGTTTGGGACGCGGTATCCGGACAGCATCTTTGCCGCGAGCGCGCCTGTGCTGCTGGCGCAGGCGTACCTGTTGCAGAACGACGGAGCGGCGGCTTTGCGGGCGTTGGCGACGCAGATGGGTCAGCCCGCTTCGCAGAAGGCGGACTACCTGCTGACGGAAGCGAAGGCGCATGAGCAGCAGGGCGACAACGCAGCCGCAGCGTCCATTCTGCGGCAGATCTATGTGCGGCTGCCGTTTTCGCCGGAGGCGGCGCAGGCCAAGGCCGAGCTGCAGAAGCTGAACGCTGGACCCAGCGCGGGAGAGCGCAAGCTGCACGCAGATGCCTTGTTCAACGCGCACCGCTATGCCGAAGCAGGGGCGGAGTATCACTCGATTGAGCGGGATGATGCGTCGCTGGGGCAGGCGGACCGCGATGCGCTGGAGATCTACGCGGCGGTATGCGATCTGCGGCAAAAGCACCTGTCACGGCGTGATGCGGAGCGGCTGCCGCAGACGAGCGATGACTCGGCGGCGTTGCGGCTTTACATTCTGGCCGAGCTGGCGCGCAATGATGGGGATGAGGCAGGGAACCGGTCGCTGCTGGAGCAGATGGAGCAGCGCTTCCCGAACAGCCGATGGCTGGAGGAGGGTTTGTACTCCAGCGGCAACATGTACCTGATCAAGCGCAACAGCGCGCAGGCGATTGCGAACTACTCGGAGCTGTTTCGGCGGTTCCCGAACAGCACGTATGCGCCGTCGTCGCACTGGCGGGCGGCGTGGTTGAACTACCGCTCACGCAACTACGCGGAAGCCGCGCGGCTGATGGAAGAGCAGGTCGCGAAATACCCCACCAGCACCGAGGCGCCGAGCGCGCTGTACTGGCGGGGACGGCTGTTTGAGGATCCGGAGAAGAACTACGCGCAAGCTGCCAACTTCTACAACGCGCTGAATACGAGCTATCAGAACTATTACTATGGCGTGCTGGCTCGCGAGCGGCTGCGTGCCATGGGAGCGCAGCCGACGGTCGCGCCGGCGTTTCCGCTGAGCAGCGTGCGCACGCCGCCCGCGCCAACGCTGGTGCAGGCGCTGCCGGAGAATGATCCGCACCTGATCAAGGCGCGGCTGTTGGCGAATGCCGGCCTGAACGACTACATTGCGCCGGAGATCCAGGCCAGCCCAGGAAGCGGTCAGTGGGGTGCGCTGGCGCAGGCGGAGATCTATCGCAGCTATGGCGAGAATGTGCGGTCTCTGCAGGCGATCAAGCGCGCGGGATCGTCGTTCTTTGCCTTGCCGATTCGCGAGGTTCCGAACGAGTACTGGCAGTTGTTGTTTCCTCGGCCGTATTGGAGCGACCTGACAACCGATGCTGCGGCGCATGGTCTTGACCCTTACCTGGTTGCCTCGCTGATCCGGCAGGAGAGCGAGTTCAATCCTGCGGCTGTTTCGCGGGCGAATGCATATGGGCTGATGCAATTGCTGCCAAGCGTCGGCAAGGCAGAGGCGAAGAAGCAGGGAATCGGTCGATTCCAGACAGGGATGCTGCTGGATCCGTCGACGAATCTGCGGCTGGGGACGGGCAACCTGAAAGCGGTGCTGGACCGGTTTGGCGGCCAGGCGGAGTATGCGCTGGCGGCGTACAACGCGGGCGACAGTCCCGTGCGGCGGTGGATGGCCGAGAACAACTACAAGGACATCCCGGAGTTTGTTGAGTCCATTCCGTACTCGGAGACGCGGGACTATGTGCAGTCCATCCTGCGAAACCGCGAGATGTACCGGCAGTTGTACGCAGGGCAGTGA
- a CDS encoding serine hydrolase domain-containing protein — protein sequence MISATLGTLISTRLSAGAADPVELSSASLFQGVRKKIDYAIATGEATGVAVAVIQGGRIVWEEGFGWADREAGLNVTPHTPFSMASITKPFTTTTLMTLVAAGRLSLDGSANEFLARSKIFCENGNPAAATVRMLGAHVSGLPGMYEPYEAAESSLIPSPDVLLKDYGRLAYPPGSVYEYSNLGYAALNAIALSLTQIEFGALMRDRVLLPLGLKDSFFGSDAKRVPSGALPYDPLGRALPHYRTSTPASGELYASAHDLAQFLLFNLGHHVGHGAPILGRQEIAELHRPVFRGPSGIATTFGWFQGHTVSGVPFFFKSGGDPGVANRMCFVPSKDLACVVVTNQSNATPLAYGVCDEVMQSGLRDWIQPVEDCGFPATPMVDAARFAGQWYGSLQNDEVDVPIHLQLQSAQAATLAIGNQSAEPLERISAEGEALTGLTNGYIASPDVLRTGARSLEIKLLRKDNELVGRVFAVSGDPNVKNARLPYVLNLRKR from the coding sequence ATGATTTCGGCTACTCTCGGCACTCTCATCTCCACAAGGCTGAGCGCTGGTGCAGCGGATCCTGTCGAATTGAGTTCCGCCTCTCTCTTTCAGGGGGTGCGCAAGAAGATCGACTACGCGATTGCGACCGGAGAAGCAACGGGTGTGGCCGTCGCGGTGATCCAGGGTGGGCGCATTGTTTGGGAGGAAGGCTTCGGGTGGGCTGACCGGGAGGCAGGGCTCAACGTAACGCCGCACACGCCATTCAGCATGGCGTCCATCACGAAGCCTTTTACGACGACTACACTGATGACGCTGGTTGCTGCAGGCAGGCTCTCCCTTGACGGCAGCGCGAACGAGTTCCTCGCGAGGAGCAAGATCTTCTGCGAGAACGGCAACCCGGCCGCCGCGACAGTGCGCATGCTCGGAGCACACGTCAGTGGCTTGCCTGGCATGTACGAGCCGTACGAGGCTGCCGAAAGCAGCCTTATCCCGAGCCCTGACGTGCTGCTGAAGGACTATGGCAGGCTGGCCTATCCGCCCGGTTCGGTCTACGAGTACAGCAATCTCGGATATGCCGCGCTGAACGCCATCGCACTCTCTTTGACGCAGATTGAGTTTGGGGCGCTTATGCGAGACCGCGTCCTCTTACCACTGGGCCTCAAGGACAGCTTCTTCGGCAGTGATGCGAAGCGGGTTCCGAGTGGGGCACTGCCTTACGATCCGCTCGGCCGCGCTCTCCCACACTACCGCACGTCGACTCCAGCCTCCGGTGAGCTGTATGCGAGCGCTCACGATCTTGCTCAGTTTCTGCTTTTCAACCTGGGACACCATGTTGGTCATGGAGCGCCGATCCTGGGCAGGCAAGAGATTGCCGAGCTGCATCGACCGGTGTTCCGCGGGCCGTCCGGAATTGCTACAACATTTGGTTGGTTCCAGGGCCACACGGTTTCCGGCGTTCCATTCTTCTTCAAGAGTGGTGGAGACCCGGGAGTCGCGAACCGAATGTGCTTTGTGCCTTCGAAAGATCTGGCCTGTGTGGTCGTCACGAATCAGTCGAATGCAACTCCGTTAGCTTACGGCGTCTGTGATGAGGTGATGCAGAGCGGGTTAAGAGATTGGATTCAGCCCGTGGAAGACTGCGGCTTTCCTGCCACCCCAATGGTTGACGCGGCGAGGTTTGCGGGGCAATGGTACGGCTCACTTCAAAATGACGAGGTCGATGTGCCTATCCATTTGCAACTGCAATCTGCACAGGCGGCAACTCTCGCCATTGGAAACCAAAGCGCTGAGCCACTTGAGCGGATCAGTGCTGAGGGGGAAGCCCTGACAGGGCTGACGAACGGGTATATCGCTTCACCCGACGTGCTGAGAACCGGCGCTCGTAGCCTGGAGATTAAACTGCTCCGCAAAGACAACGAACTCGTTGGACGGGTCTTCGCAGTTTCGGGCGATCCAAACGTGAAGAACGCACGGCTGCCGTACGTGTTGAACTTGCGGAAGAGGTAG
- a CDS encoding CGNR zinc finger domain-containing protein — protein MNAAAHKLNDWKDGFLFVANRPILDFLNTKPVLADGPTELLTDVRALERWMVASGMINSIRDRAAVRKWRDSAEAEAFLKQLITFRERLREAVLRIESGKLPGDAFVSEVNSLLLQHPQLTSLHKRDGKLIRETRVELHTPSDLWALIANGTANLLVEKEPSRVRKCESCVVHFFDTSKKGSRRWCSMNICGNKVKVAAYQQRKRAN, from the coding sequence ATGAACGCAGCTGCCCATAAGTTGAACGATTGGAAGGATGGATTTCTGTTCGTGGCCAACCGGCCCATCCTGGATTTTCTAAATACAAAACCCGTCTTGGCGGATGGTCCTACGGAGCTGCTCACGGATGTTCGAGCGCTAGAACGGTGGATGGTGGCTTCCGGGATGATCAATTCGATCCGAGACAGGGCTGCGGTACGAAAATGGCGAGACTCCGCAGAAGCAGAAGCCTTCCTGAAACAGCTCATCACCTTCCGCGAGAGATTGAGGGAGGCTGTCCTGCGAATCGAGAGCGGAAAGCTACCGGGGGATGCGTTCGTCTCTGAGGTGAACTCTCTGCTGCTTCAGCACCCTCAACTTACGTCCTTGCACAAGCGAGACGGCAAGCTCATTCGGGAAACTCGTGTCGAACTGCACACACCTTCCGACCTATGGGCGCTCATCGCTAATGGCACAGCGAATCTATTGGTGGAGAAGGAACCTTCGCGCGTTCGCAAATGCGAATCGTGTGTCGTTCACTTTTTTGACACGAGCAAGAAGGGCTCTCGTCGATGGTGCAGCATGAACATCTGTGGCAACAAGGTGAAAGTTGCTGCCTACCAGCAAAGAAAGCGCGCAAACTGA
- a CDS encoding alpha/beta fold hydrolase, which yields MTTFQHATVHGVSVFYREAGSKASPTIVLLHGFPSSSHMFRDLIPRLTERFHVIAPDYIGFGYSDAPAADSFEYTFDNLAAHVEELLFGVLGLKKFSIYVQDYGAPIGYRIAFKHQEAIEGVVVQNGNAYIEGIGAAFDPMKPFWIDRNAETEKPVRELLKKETTIFQYTHGTKDSSRINPDSYTMDQLFLDRPGNDAVQLDLLHDYQSNLALYDGWHEFFRSKQPKTLIVWGKNDPFFTVEGAQAYLRDIPKAELHLIDTGHFALEDSSEFIAEQIVKFFA from the coding sequence ATGACCACGTTTCAGCACGCCACCGTTCATGGAGTCAGTGTCTTCTATCGCGAAGCAGGTTCCAAGGCTTCGCCAACGATCGTGCTGCTGCACGGCTTTCCTAGCTCGTCGCATATGTTCCGGGATCTCATTCCGCGGCTGACAGAAAGATTCCACGTCATCGCTCCCGACTACATTGGCTTTGGTTACAGCGATGCTCCTGCCGCAGACAGCTTCGAATACACCTTCGACAATCTCGCTGCCCATGTAGAGGAGCTGCTCTTCGGCGTGCTTGGGTTGAAGAAGTTCAGCATTTATGTGCAGGATTATGGCGCGCCTATCGGCTATCGAATCGCTTTCAAACATCAGGAGGCTATCGAAGGGGTCGTCGTACAGAACGGCAACGCCTATATCGAAGGCATCGGCGCAGCTTTTGACCCGATGAAGCCATTTTGGATCGACCGCAACGCGGAGACCGAAAAGCCAGTACGGGAGCTGCTCAAAAAAGAGACGACCATCTTCCAGTACACGCACGGCACAAAGGATTCGTCACGGATCAATCCTGACTCGTACACCATGGATCAGCTCTTCCTCGATCGTCCTGGTAACGACGCCGTCCAACTGGATCTGCTGCACGACTATCAATCGAACCTCGCGCTGTACGACGGGTGGCATGAGTTCTTCCGCAGCAAGCAGCCGAAGACTCTCATCGTCTGGGGCAAGAACGATCCCTTCTTCACGGTCGAAGGCGCGCAGGCCTATCTGCGCGATATTCCAAAGGCCGAGCTTCACCTGATCGATACCGGTCACTTCGCGCTGGAAGACTCGAGCGAGTTCATCGCAGAGCAGATCGTGAAGTTCTTCGCCTGA
- a CDS encoding alpha/beta fold hydrolase: MNFTEKATVVLVHGAWADGSSWQAIIRPLQECGLNVIAAPIPLTSLSDDAGALKRTIARTQGSVVVVGHAYAGAVIATAIDERVKALVYIAALAPDEGETVAEVFYKDESHPMAPELAPDADGFIWMPDEGFANAFAQNATQEQLVISRAVQRPIAVRSIQEAAPAPAWKSKPTWYLVAEDDRMINPKTQRFMARRMNATVRSLLVDHTPLLTAPDSVVDIILEAARATIS, translated from the coding sequence ATGAACTTCACAGAGAAGGCAACAGTTGTACTGGTTCACGGAGCCTGGGCTGATGGTTCAAGCTGGCAGGCAATCATCCGTCCGCTCCAGGAGTGTGGCTTGAACGTAATTGCAGCGCCGATTCCGCTCACCTCCCTGAGTGACGATGCTGGCGCACTCAAGCGCACGATTGCAAGGACACAAGGTTCCGTCGTCGTCGTAGGACATGCCTACGCAGGTGCCGTCATTGCGACGGCGATCGATGAGCGCGTCAAGGCATTGGTATATATCGCGGCTCTGGCTCCGGACGAGGGAGAAACGGTCGCCGAGGTCTTCTACAAGGACGAGAGTCACCCAATGGCGCCTGAACTTGCTCCTGATGCAGACGGGTTTATCTGGATGCCTGACGAAGGATTTGCAAACGCTTTTGCACAGAACGCCACGCAGGAGCAGCTTGTAATCTCAAGGGCCGTGCAGCGTCCGATCGCCGTGAGGAGCATTCAGGAGGCAGCGCCAGCGCCGGCCTGGAAGTCGAAGCCAACGTGGTATCTGGTTGCTGAAGACGACCGGATGATCAATCCGAAGACACAGCGCTTCATGGCAAGGCGCATGAACGCCACCGTGCGATCTCTCCTCGTGGATCACACACCGCTGCTCACCGCTCCTGACAGCGTCGTCGACATCATCCTCGAAGCCGCACGAGCAACGATCTCCTAA
- a CDS encoding SDR family oxidoreductase, which yields MKDVSVAIVTGASQGIGRSTAIRLARDFSAVVLAARNGSALEEVAEAVMAAGAEPLSCALDLSQVEASETLVRKTLDRFGRIDALLNIAGAVPQIDLFEMTDEQWRAGMELKLHGARRLTMRAWKALKESQGSVVFMSGSAALDPKPAFAAVASTNAAITALAKAFAEQGIKDGVQVNSIVPGAVMTGRRRSFLEKWAPAHNMSIEEAMKRFPEEAGIARYGQPEEIAELLGFMVSPAAKWMTGTSVRMDGGEVKGI from the coding sequence ATGAAGGATGTATCTGTAGCTATCGTCACCGGAGCCAGCCAGGGTATTGGCCGCTCTACCGCTATCCGCCTAGCCCGTGACTTCTCCGCCGTGGTCCTTGCTGCGCGTAATGGCAGCGCGTTGGAAGAGGTGGCCGAAGCAGTCATGGCTGCCGGTGCTGAACCGCTCTCGTGTGCGCTCGATCTGAGTCAGGTAGAGGCGTCGGAGACGCTCGTTCGCAAGACACTTGACCGCTTCGGCCGGATCGACGCACTCCTCAACATCGCCGGGGCCGTACCGCAAATCGACCTTTTCGAGATGACAGATGAACAATGGAGGGCCGGCATGGAATTGAAGCTGCACGGCGCGCGCCGGTTGACGATGCGCGCATGGAAGGCTCTGAAGGAGTCGCAGGGTTCCGTGGTGTTCATGTCTGGCAGCGCTGCCCTTGATCCCAAGCCGGCATTCGCGGCCGTTGCCTCCACCAACGCGGCGATCACCGCACTCGCAAAGGCCTTTGCCGAACAGGGCATTAAGGACGGAGTGCAGGTGAACAGCATCGTGCCTGGCGCCGTGATGACCGGGCGGAGGCGCTCTTTCCTTGAAAAATGGGCACCGGCTCACAACATGAGTATCGAAGAGGCAATGAAGAGATTTCCTGAAGAGGCAGGCATCGCCCGTTACGGTCAACCAGAGGAGATCGCGGAACTCCTAGGATTCATGGTCTCTCCCGCAGCGAAGTGGATGACCGGTACGTCTGTTCGCATGGACGGTGGGGAAGTGAAAGGAATCTAA